Within Bacteroidales bacterium, the genomic segment ATAGGTACCGGACCATTTTAAAAAATATCTTGAAACATCCTTTCCTTCTAGATATTCAAATGTACCACTATCCTGCTTGTATGTATAATCATAAATACGATTTATAACATCTTCTGGACTTTGCTTTGGCACACCCTTTCCAGACTCATATGCCTTTAGCCCAGCTTTTATTTTCACCAAATTATTTAAAGTTTCAGTATTTAACTTGAGTTTATTAATTATTACATCGCTTTCTTTATCAGAAAATACATTTAACTCATATCCTTCATTATTCCAGAAAAGTGATTGTACTTTAGTTTGATTTAGAATAAACTCCTGACCATCGTTCATGAAAATTTTAATTGAATTTTCTTCAGATTTATGCTTTTTACCAGAAAAAATAATTGTTTCAACATTAACACCTTCAAAGGTATAGCCCATCAAATTAATTATTTCTGACAGTGCGGTTTCATTTAAAATATATTCTCTAAGACTTTTAGCGGAACTCACCATTAACAATGAATTGGGAACAATTAATGCAAATTCACCATTTCTTCGCAGAATTGAAATACTTTTTTCAATAAATAGGAAGAATGAATTCACTTGATATTGGGTTGTTTTGAAATTTTCAACGAAATATTTCTTGATTGATGAATCAAAATTCTCTCTTGCAAAAACATAGGGAGGATTCTCTATGACAATATCAAACCCCACAAACTTCCCATCATTATCCAACACTTCGGGAAACTCAAACCGCCACTCGAAAGCATTTTCGTAAATCCTGTTGCTGCGAACTTCCTCCAAAGCGGACTCAATAGTTGATATTTCCGTTGTAAACTTCTTCACCTGCTTTTCCCAGGCGGCTTTCTGGGCTTTAGTCTTTTCGAAAAGGGTTGGTTGGGTTGTGAGATTGAAAAGCTCGCCTTTCAGCTTGTTCAACTTCAGCAAATGCTTGTCGTTGCGGGTTACTTCGGTTTCAAAATCACTTTTGATGTCGAGGATAAGTTTTTCCATGGCCCGCTTCTGCTCCTTGGTCTCTGCATTCCGGTAAGTCATTACTGCCAGGCGGTAGCTGTCCATGTTCCACTTGCTTTTGCGCAGCGCTTCGCCCAGGTCGGCATCAAGCGGGAACCGGCTGATGAGCGAATTGCCGCACTTGATGTTGATGTCGAGGTTGGGCAATGTCTCGAGGTGGTGGTTTGGCTGTGAATCACACGTGATGTAATATGCATTCTTTAAGAGTTCTATCCAAAGCCTGAGCCGGCAGATCATCACTGATTTGGGGTTGATATCCACGCCGAAAAGGCAGTTTTCGATGATGGTCTGCTTTTCATGGAATAAGGCTTCCTGTACACGTCGGCTCTCTTCGTTCCTGGGATTGTACCGGAAAAACCGGCCGTCATCATCGCTAATCACCAATTCATCATTTACCACCTCCACCTGGTAATCGCGTAATGTCTTACCCTGCCGGTCAAGGAGAATTTTTAACTCACTTTTTATCGCGATAATCTCGTTTAAAGCTGAAACCAGGAAATGCCCGGAACCCACTGCCGGATCACAAATCTTCAGGCTGTTGATCAGGCTGTTGGCTTCTTTTTTATCATCAATTTTATTATACAATTGCCCGAATTCTTCACAATTCCAGCCTTTTGCGTCGTTGAACTTCTGCATAACTGCCCTACGGATGGTCTCACGGCACATGTACATCGTGATAAAGCCCGGTGTGAAGAATGATCCATCTTTGTACCCGTTGATCTTCTCAAATATAAGGCCCAGCACGGAAGCGCTGATCAGGCTCTTGTTCTGCTCCTGGATTTCGGCCTTGCTGTCGCTGGAAAAATCGAATGAATCAAGGAATTCAAACAGATACTGAAGCGTATTCTTCCGGCCAGTGATCCGACGGCCATTGGTATCCTTTAGGACAGTGGAAGGATGAACGGAAAGGTCGAGTCGATCCTTCAATTCCGCGATGGTAATGGTTTTCCTTTCCAGTTCACTTTCTTCAAAAAGAGAACTGTTCAGGTAAGGCAGGTT encodes:
- a CDS encoding N-6 DNA methylase, which translates into the protein MLDLYKVFSPEHLLTKNFVNDSNSLNREFYTELLHIIGLGETKEKSKKLIGRKAAGARDDGSILENTINVLRSRNRLYSIEKPEKYGDTEDERLFSAGLELVITWLNRILFLKLLEGQLIAYHQGDISFAFLNNSIIEDFDQLNELFFDVLAIPEHERLKSVSEKFGNLPYLNSSLFEESELERKTITIAELKDRLDLSVHPSTVLKDTNGRRITGRKNTLQYLFEFLDSFDFSSDSKAEIQEQNKSLISASVLGLIFEKINGYKDGSFFTPGFITMYMCRETIRRAVMQKFNDAKGWNCEEFGQLYNKIDDKKEANSLINSLKICDPAVGSGHFLVSALNEIIAIKSELKILLDRQGKTLRDYQVEVVNDELVISDDDGRFFRYNPRNEESRRVQEALFHEKQTIIENCLFGVDINPKSVMICRLRLWIELLKNAYYITCDSQPNHHLETLPNLDINIKCGNSLISRFPLDADLGEALRKSKWNMDSYRLAVMTYRNAETKEQKRAMEKLILDIKSDFETEVTRNDKHLLKLNKLKGELFNLTTQPTLFEKTKAQKAAWEKQVKKFTTEISTIESALEEVRSNRIYENAFEWRFEFPEVLDNDGKFVGFDIVIENPPYVFARENFDSSIKKYFVENFKTTQYQVNSFFLFIEKSISILRRNGEFALIVPNSLLMVSSAKSLREYILNETALSEIINLMGYTFEGVNVETIIFSGKKHKSEENSIKIFMNDGQEFILNQTKVQSLFWNNEGYELNVFSDKESDVIINKLKLNTETLNNLVKIKAGLKAYESGKGVPKQSPEDVINRIYDYTYKQDSGTFEYLEGKDVSRYFLKWSGTYLRYGDHLAAPRTFDIFNNRKIIIREITSKFPQCINATYSEDIYLFNMSNIAVLDKEISNISLKYILGLLNSKLMSYYFIKNTAKSVRQMFPKLIIEDLRKFPIKSISMSDQLSMITLVDQILAAKKSDPHADTSALENEIDQLVYGLYGLTEEEIRIVEGG